GCTGAGCGTGACGATTGCCTGTTGGCAGGCTTCAGCTTTGAAGCTGTGTTTTTCGAGATCGAGCTGCGCGTCGCGGAAGCGGCCCTGCTGCGCCTGAAGCTCGGCGTGCAGCTTCCGACTGCGCTCCTCCTCTGCGGAGAGTGCCTCCTGCATGGTGTTCACCTCCTGCTGGCCGTGCTCAAGCTTTTCTTCGAGCTGGCGGATTTCCGGTAGCAGGTTCTCCAGCTCGCTTTCCGCTGTCCGGATCGACGCTTTGATAGCCTCCATCTCTTTGCCTGTACGTTCGATCTGGTCGGCTCCCGAGCGCTCTTCGGCTTCGAACCGGGCAAGCGCTTTTTCGAACGCGGCGATCTCCTGGTTGACCGCTGAGGCCTCTCGTCTGATTTTTTGCGGATCGATGGCGTTCAGCTCGTTCCGGAGTTCCGTCAGCGTTTTTTCGGCTTCGGCAATGTTGGCAACCACCTCGTTCATGTTCTGCTGCAACTGGTCGCGTTCGGCCTTTTTGCCGAGCCGCAGGCTGTCGCTGCCCTTGGGACTGCCGCCGAAGAGTACGCCGCGCCGCGTGAACTTTTCGCCGCTGGCAGTGATGAAGAGCGCTTCGGGGTGGTGTTCGGCAAGGCGTTCGGCGGTATCGAGATTGTCCACCACGTAGCGATGCTGCAGGAGCAGCTGTAACGCTCGGGCGAGCTCGTCCGGCCCCTGCACCAGATCGACCGCCCGTTGTGCACCTTCGATTTCGGCGTAGTCGATACCGTTGCCGTTGGCGATCATGTCGAGCACGAGGAAGTGCACCTTGCCCTTGTCGGCTCTGGTGAGGTTCGAGATGGCCTTTTTTGCCTCGTCGAGCGTGTGGCAGAGGTAGTAGCCGAGGCTTTCGCCAAAGGCTGCGTTGAGTGCTTTTTTATGGCGCTCTTCGACCGAAATCAGATCCGACAGGCAGCCGAGTCCCGGTTTGCCGTCACGCTGCTTTTCGAGGAATGCCACCCCTTCGGGCAGGCCTTCGAACTTTTCGAGAATCGAGTCGCACAGCCTGATCTGGTTGTTCAGGTGGTTGTGCTCGCTCTTGCGGGTCAGCAGCTCCTCTTTCTGTTTTTCAACCTCTTCCGACATGCTTGCCCTGCGCTGGAGCAGGCGCTCCTCCTCCTCTTTGAGGTTTTCGAGCGTTCGCAGCTTCTCTTCGAGCTGTCCGGAGGTGCGGAGCCTGTCGGGTTCGAAGCGTTCGAGCGACTGCTCCAGCTCGCGCTTGCGCTGTTCGAGCCGGGCGAGCGAGCCTTCGAGGTGCTCTTTGCGCGTGCGGAGCGACTGGCGGGTGAGGTTCAGCTTGTTGATCGCCTGTTGCTGCTCGGCGGTTGAACGGCGTTCATCGTGCAGTCGCTTCCGGCCTTCGTCGAGCGCCGAGTTCAGTGCCGCTTCCTGCTGCTTGAGCTTCTCGAACGCTTCGAGAGCGCTTGCGCACGCCTCCTCCAGCGGCGTTTTCCGTTTGGACAACTCCTTTGACAACGCCTCCTGTTCGAGCCTTCGGCGGCCTTTATCGGCTATCGAATAGTTCAGCCTGTCGATGGTCTGGCGCAGGCTTTTCTGCTTCTCCTGCTCCTGCAGCAACTGCTTTTCGAGGGTGTGCACGAGCTGGTTGGTGGCGTTCAGCTCCTTCTGCTCTTCGGCGAGTTTTCGTTCGAGATCGAGCTGTCGCAGTTCGGACTCCTGTTGTGAGCTGTCGAGTTTGGCGATGGTGGCTGCAAGTTCGTGGCACTGGCGTTCCTCGGCGGCGATGGAGTCGAGCAGCGGCTTGAGCTTTTGCAGGTGCTCGTCCATCGAGAGCGCCGACAGGGTCAGGTCGAGCGTTCGCAGCTCCTCTTTGATCTCTTTGTACCGCTCGGCTTTGCGTACCTGAAGTTTGAGTGAGCGCACCTTCTTTTCCACCTCGGCCAGCACGTCATCCACGCGGGCCAGGTCGCGCGAGGCACTTTCGAGCTGGCGGAAGGTCTGCTTGCGGCGCTGCTTGTAGCGGGTGATGCCGGCGGCTTCTTCAAACAGCTTCAGGCGTTCCTCGCTCTTGTTGCTGATGATCTCCTCGATCATCTTCAGCTCGATAACCGAATAGGCGTCGCTGCCCATGCCGGTGTCGGCGAAGAGGTCGAGGATGTCCTTGAGGCGGCAGGGCACCATGTTGAGCAGGTAGTCGCTGTCGCCGTTGCGATAGAGGCGCCGCGTGATGGTGACCTCGGTGTACTCGGTCGGCAGGACGTTGCGCGTGTTCTCGATGGTGAGGGAGACCTCGGTGAAGCTGAGAGGTTTGAGCCGTTTGGTGCCGTTGAAGATGATGCTCTCCATTTTTGGTGAGCGGAGCAGCATCGATTTCTGCTCGCCGAGCACCCAGCGGATGGCATCGACAACGTTCGTTTTGCCGCACCCGTTCGGCCCGACAATGGCGGTGAGACCCTTGTCGAAGTGTATCCTGACCCTGTGGGCGAAGCTTTTGAAACCGAAAAGTTCGATTTTCGACAGGTACATGAACGGGGTATTAACGGTCTCCGAAAGAGCGACGGCGTCCGAGCGAACGTCGCTGTCGGACGAAAGTTAACAAAAAATCGACGAACCGGACAACGGAGCGTTTACGCCGATCACTCTGAAGCGCGGCGGGTTGCGAGCACGATGGCGCGGGCTTCGACGGCGGCCTTGACGTCGTGCACGCGCAGGATGTCCGCGCCGTTCATGAGCGCGATGGTGTTGGCGCTGATGGTGGCGAAGAGCCGTTCCGACGGCGGTGGCGCGTCCTCGCCGGGGCGCCTGATCGCCTGGCCGAGAAACGACTTGCGCGAAAGCCCGGCAAGCACCGGCCACCCGAGTTCGTGCAGCTCGTCGAGCCGCGCGAGCAGCCGGTAGTTCTCCTCGACGCTCTTGCCGAATCCCAACCCTGGATCGAGCACGATCGACTCGATGCCGTAGCTTGTTGCCAGCTCGACCGAGCGGCGCAGGAAGCTGGTTACGCGGCTCATCACCTCTTCGTCTTTTGCGCCGGTCTCCTGGCTCCAGCGCAGGCTGTCGGGCCGTGCTGGGGTGTGCATCAATACCACGCCGCTCTGGTGCCGTGCGCATACCTCCGGCATCGCCGGATCGAAGCTGAAGCCGGAGATGTCGTTGACAATGTTGGCTCCGGCGAGGAGTGCTTTGTTGGCCACCTCGGCTTTGTAGGTGTCAATCGAAATCAGCACGCCGCTGCGCTTGCGCAGCAGTTCGATAAACGGTACGGTTCGCCTTATCTCCTCCTCCGTGCTGACCGGGTCGGCTCCGGGGCGGGTCGATTCGCCTCCCACGTCGATGATCTCCGCTCCGGCGTGCACCATCGCCATCGCCGACTCCAGCGCGCGTTCGAGCTGCGCCTCATTGCCGGTCGAACCGTACACGCCGCCGTCGAAAAACGAATCAGGCGTCAGGTTGACCACGCCCATGATGGCGGGGGTCGAAAGGTCGAGAATCTTTCCGGCGCAATCGAGCCGGTAGCGGTTGCTGTCGATGGAGTTGGTCATGGCGGATCAGAGAATGTCGAACGGCATCGGGGTGAAGGTCAGGACGAACAGGGCGATGCAGAGCCATCCGGCGATGGTACGCCCCATCGAGAGGCGCTGGCGAACCGAGACTGCCGGGTGGCGTGTGCCGATAAACTGTTTCAGGATGAACGCCCACACAATCCAGCCCGGCCAGGAGTGCCGGAGCACAGACTCCGGAATCGGCAAGGTCAGCGAGGGCAGGAAGATGCCCGCCAGCTCCACGGCGAATGAGGGGAGGCCGAGGATGATGATGGCGATCAGGAACCCGTTGGCGATTTTGCGGTGCCCTGCGTCGCCGAACATCGCATAGATTACGTGCCCGCCGTCAAGCTGGCCCACAGGCAGCAGGTTCAGCGCGGTCACGAAGCAGGCGAGCCAGCCGGTGAAAAGAAACGGATAGCGGTACAGCTCGGTCATCGGTGGCACGGCTTTCGAAGAAAAAAACGATTCGAGCAGGACGAAGAGCAGATTCTTGCCAAAAACGAGCGTGCCATGCGGTGATGGCAGGGTGGCGACCGGCGTGATGTACGGCGCTGGAGGCAGCATCAGGAATCCATACACCAGCAATCCGAGGGCGACCGTGAATCCGGCCAGCGGCCCTGCCGAGCCGGTGTCGAACAGAATGCGCGTGCTGCTGATCGGCTCCTTGATGCGAATCACCGCACCCATCGTACCGATATTCAGAAAATTCGGGAACGGCGGAATGGGAATGTAGTAGGGCAGGGTCGCTCGCAGGCGATGGCGCATGGCCGTGAAAAAGTGGCCGAACTCGTGCACGGTCAGGAATCCGAGCAGCGAAAGCGAGTAGGGCAGGCCCGCTTTCAGAAAAAGCATCAATTCAGAGCCGGTCGTGATGACCATCGTTTTGCCAGCCCACTCCGCCCCTGCCCAGGTGGTGGTGAACAGCGTGACGAGGAACAGAAACAGGTGCAGCGGATAGCTCCGGAGCTTTGGCCAGGGGCTGTCAGGCTTCGGAAAAACTGAATTCTTCACTTCGCGTTGCTTCGTTCAGAATGACAAATGTTTGAGACAGCCCCCTTACCCGATTGCGCGATCAGGGTTTTTCCTCGTGTTCCGCATCTTCGTCGCCGAAGGTTGCGGCCAGTCCCTTGACCAGCTCATCCTTTTCGGCGTCGGTCAGCTTCGCTTCGGGATGCGCCGGCATGTAAAACCACGGCGGCATTTTTCCTTCCCTCAATTCGCCGGCGGCTTCATCGCCATCGTTCTTGCCTGGGCGTCCCCACTCGGAGACGTTGAACTTCGAGCGTCCGACCTTGACGTCAAGATTGATGATCCACGAAAGCGGGGCGATGTTGCTGTACCACGGCCAGATGGTTTCGTTGGAGTGGCAGTTCGCGCAGGAGCGTTTGAACAGCTCTTCCGTCCGCGGGCTATCCCATTGGGGAGTGCCGGTTACCGGAGGGTTCTCGTGGCTGGGGCGCGGGATTAACTGAATCAGGATGAGGACGACAACAACCACCGTCAGTGCTTTGGCGATGTTCATGGGCGTGTTCTCCGATTGATGGACGATGACTGAATTGACTAAAAGTAAAATCTTTCTCCCGCTTTACCAATCATGTGCCAGCATCGTTTAGCGGGACATGCAGGATGGTCATCGGCCAGGAGCAGGTTACCCGATGCGTCTCATTGCCTGTGGCGATGGCGGCGATGATATCAAGTTCGATTCCGGAATAAAATTTTCTGGCCGAGGTCAGGCCGTCAAGCGTAAAATCTCCGATGCCCTGAAGGCTCGCCACCAGCGGTACGCCGCCAATGAGCAGCAGACTGCGGAACCCATCGAGGCCGATGAACGCCGATGCGCCGTGCCGCTTCGCCTGGGCGATCATGAGCGCGAGCTGGCCGGGTGTGAAGTGGTGCAGGCTTTGCGAAATGACCACCAGATCAGCCGAGCCGGGTTCGATCCCTTCGAAGTCAAACGCATTCAGGCGTCTGAAGCTTAATGGCAGGTTTTTTTCTCTTGCCAGCCGGTTGCCTTCGCTGATCATTTCGGGTACGATGTCCGAAGCGGTGATCCTGACTTCGATGCCCGCCTTTTGTGCTCTTTCTGCCAGAGCAAAGGCCAGTCCACCCGATCCGGCGGCCAGTTCGAGGATGCCCACCGTTTTGCCCGAGCGTCCCAGCTTTTCAGTCAAAGGCATGAGCAGATCGCACTGATGCTCGTAAGAGAATGTCATCCGGTTCATCCGGTCGAGCGCCCTGACCGATTCGAGCCGTTCTTCGCCGGGTTTGGTTTCGTCATCCATGTTCTCGCGTTCGTTGGTTCTGACCGTCTGGTCGATCAGTTCGGAGATGACAAACCCCGGACCAAGCTCTTTCGACACCTCGAACCGTTCAGCACGAAACCGCTCCATGAACCGGTCGGTGAGCTGCTCGAGTTCATCGATGTTCGTCCATTCCGGAGGGAACTCGCCGCGTGAGCGAAGATCGTTGAGCGTCTTGTATCCGGCGGTTTCCAGTTGAAGCATGGCTTTCCGGGTTGTGGCCTGCGCAGGTGGCCGTGTGACAAAAAAAGGAACCGAAGGGGTGCGGAACATGCCATGAAATATACACTGCCCCGCTTGGAAATCGAAGCTGTCGGGCCTTTTCGTCAGACAGCGGAATTTTTTGCGAAAACAAAATCCACCGGGAATTTTTGCGATTCTGTTTGTTTTTCGATAAACTGATACTAAATTAGTATCAGAAATTCAACGATTATGAAAGTACTCAACAAAGAAACAGACTACGCCGTCCGGGCGCTCATCTCCCTTGGCATGAAATCCGATGGCTGGGTTTCGGCGCGGGCGATTTCAGACGAGCAGGCGATACCCTACCAGTTCCTTCGCCGCATTCTGCAGGAGCTGATCCGCAACGGGCTGGTGGAGTCGAAAGAGGGCGCTGGCGGCGGCGTGAAGCTCGCAAAAGAGCCCGGCGAAATCGGCGTGGCCGATGTGATCGAAATCTTTCAGGGCAAGGTGCAGCTTTCGGAGTGCATGTTCCGCAAGCAGCTCTGCTCGAACCGCGCCAACTGCGTATTGCGCCACGAAATCATGCGCATCGAAAAGATGGTGAATAACGAGTTTTCAAAGGTGACCATCGGCAAGCTGATCGATGATCTGAAGGCGGTGGAAGCGATGAAGGGCTGAGTTACAGGTTCCCCGGCTTGAAAGCCGGGGCAATAAGAATGTAAGAGAGCTGAATGTCCGGAGGGTTGAAACCCTCCTGAATAAAAAAAAACAGGAAACACGATGAAACGGCAGATCATAACGATAGATGAACGAAAATGCACCGGCTGCGCCGAGTGCATTCCGGCGTGTCCAGAGGGGGCGCTTCAGGTGATCGACGGCAAGGCGCGGCTGGTGAGCGACCTCTTCTGCGACGGCCTCGGCGCGTGCATCGGGCACTGCCCGACCGGCGCGATGCAGGTCGAGACCCGCGAAGCCGAGCCGTACGACGAGCGGCGCGTGATGGCCGAGAGCATCGTAAAGGCCGGGCCGAACGTGATTGCAGCGCATCTGCGTCATCTTCAGGAGCACGGCGAGATGGGCTATTTGCAAACGGCGCTCGACTATCTCCGCGAGCAGTGCATTGCCAATCCGCTTGAAGCGCAGGCTGCCAACGGTCACGCGCATCACGGCGGCGGATGTCCCGGCAGCCGCACGATGGATTTCCGGAGCAACGGTCACGCCGCGCCATCGGTAGTTGCGGCTTCGTCCGAACCCTCTCCGAGTGCGTTGCGCCAATGGCCGGTGCAGCTGCATCTGGTCAGCCCGATCGCACCGTACTTCCGCGACGCCGATGTGTTGCTCGCCGCCGACTGCGTGGCCTTCGCGATGGGCGACTTTCACAGCCGTCTGCTCGACGGCAGCGCGCTTGCCGTCGCCTGCCCGAAGCTCGACAGCGGCATGGATCGCTATCTCGAAAAGCTCGTCGCCATGATCGATATGGCCGAAGTGAAAAGCATCACCGTGGCCATTATGGAGGTGCCCTGCTGCAGTGGCCTGACGGCGTTGGTGATGCAGGCGCTTGAAAAGGCAAGCCGCACGGTGCCGGTCAAACGTATTGTCGTCAGCGTGACCGGCAAGGTGCTGGCCGAGGAGGAGATTGTTTCATGCTGAAGGATGCGCTCGGTGCATGGCGTGGCTCTGAGGAGGAGATCAGCCGCCTGATCGAAGCCGACCCGCTCAACGCCGATGCCTGGTGCAGCCGCGCCGGAGTCAGGAGCGCCGCTGGTGACCTGGCGGGTGCGCTGGACGACCTGACGATGGCCATCAAGCTCGGTCTGCGCTATCGGGAGCGGATTGTGGCCTGGGGTAATCGTGGGATGATTCGTTACGAAACCGGCGACTACGAAGGGGCGGTCGAGGATTTCAGCGCCGTCATCGAAGCGCGTCCCCGCAAATCCATCATGAAGGCAGCTCTCATGCAGAGGGCGCTTGCAAAACAGAAGCTTGGTGATATGAACGGAGCCTCAGCTGACAGGCAGTTGGCCCGCATTCTGTCACCGGAGTTGAACAAACAACAGAACCAAAAGGAGAACATAGCATGACTATGCATTGCGATCAATGTCAGGAGAGTATCAAGGGGACGGGTTGTTTCGTTCGTGGCGTGTGCGGCAAGGATGAGAGGACCGCGGCGCTTCAGGATGTGCTCGTTTACGCGACCGAGGGCATCGCTTTATGCGCCGAAGCGCTTCCGCAGCCGCTCGACCGGAAGTACGGGCGCTTCATCAGCGAGTGCCTGTTCGTGACCGTCACCAATACCAATTTCGATGACGTATCCATCGAGGTGCAGATCCAAAAGGCGCTCGCCATGCGCGATGAAATCAAAACGCTCACCGGAACCACGCCGGAGCACGACGCCGCGACCTGGAGTGGCAGCACCCGCGAAGAGTTCCTCGGCAAGGCGATGGCATCCAGCATCGACAGCCTGAGCGCAGACCCCGATCTTCGTTCGCTCAAGAGCCTTCTTCTTTACGGCATTAAGGGCCTTGCCGCTTACACCGACCACGCCGCCGTGCTTGGCTACAACGACGACGACATCTACGCCTTTTACGTCAAGGGCCTGTCCGCCCTGACCAAAGAGCTTTCCGCCGACGAGCTGCTCGGCCTCGTGATGGAGTGCGGGGCGACCGCCGTCAAGGCGATGGCACTGCTCGACAAGGCGAACACCGAAACCTACGGCAATCCGGAGATCACCACGGTCAAGACCGGCGTCGGCACCCGCCCCGGCATCCTCATCTCCGGCCACGATCTGCGCGACATGGAAGACCTCCTCAAGCAGACCGAAGGCGCCGGCGTGGACGTGTACACCCACTGCGAAATGCTGCCAGCGCACTACTACCCGGCATTCAAGAAGTACGACCACTTCGTCGGCAACTACGGAAACTCTTGGTGGTCGCAGGATCAGGAGTTCGAGAGCTTCAACGGTCCGATTCTTATGACCACCAACTGCATCGTGCCGGTGCGTGAGTCCTATCGCAACCGTATGTTCACCACCGGCATGGCGGGTTATCCCGGCCTCAAGCACATTCCGGCGCGCGCTGAAGGCGGCCAGAAGGATTTTTCGGAAATCGTCGAGCTGGCCAAAACCTGCAAGGCTCCGACCATGCTTGAAAACGGCGAGATCGTCGGCGGCTTCGCCCACACCCAGGTGCTGGCGCTGGCCGACAAGGTGGTCGATGCGGTCAAATCGGGCGCGATCAAGCGCTTCGTGGTCATGGCCGGTTGCGACGGACGCCACGCCACGCGCAAGTACTACACCGACGTAGCCGAAGCGCTGCCAAAGGACACGATTATCCTCACCGCCGGATGCGCCAAGTACCGCTACAACAAGTTGCCGCTCGGCGACATCGGTGGCATTCCGCGCGTACTTGACGCCGGTCAGTGCAACGACAGCTACTCGCTGGCCGTGATCGCCATGAAACTTCAGGAGGTGTTCGGCCTCGACGACATCAACGACCTGCCGATCTCCTACGACATCGCCTGGTACGAGCAGAAAGCGGTCACGGTGCTGCTCGCCCTCCTCTACCTCGGAGTCAAAGGCATCAGGCTCGGCCCAACACTTCCCGAGTTCCTCACCCCGAACATCGCTACCGCGCTGGTGAAGACGTTCGATCTCAAGCCGATTGGCACGGTTGATGCCGATGTAGAGGCGATGATGGCAGGGAACTGAGGAGGATTGACTGGATAGCAAAACTACGACGGCGGACCTCGGTCCGCCGTTTGTGGTTATGGGCTAACACAGGATATTAACTCCGTTTTACAAGTGACTACCCCCATAGACCATGTGTACTCATTGACGCTGAATGTCGAATACCTGTTCTTGTGAATGTCTCTTGTTCTCCTTGCTCTACTATGGATTGAAGCACGTTAGGAAAGTATTCGGCGTTTTTAAGAGAAACGACCAATCTAATTCCCGTGCCTGAATAATTTAAAGTATTTATGTTTTCGTGCTTTGGGTAACAAGACAGTATGTTGCCTGAGCTGCAGATTTCGAACGCGCCCATTTTTTTGCCAAGTTCTGATAAGACATACAGCCCAAAACCACTATTAGCCCAGCGATTTTTGCTTTCTAAGTTTAATGCTCTAGAAACACCAGGAAGCAGAGCATACCGAAGCGCATGCTGTGGTTCCACCACGCAATCCGCAGAACGCAACGATTCATATATTCCGATGCCGGTATCAAGTATGGCTATTTCGACTTGGTTCGAATACTTCTGTGCCATAATCACGCAATAGTTTGCGTGAGAGTGCTCATAAACATTTCGGATGATTTCTCGGAAGCAGTACCCGACTAGAAGTTTAGAGTAATCATCATTTACAATGATTGTTGCTAGTTTATCACACTTGCGTTTTATAGTGTCTTGGAACTGTATGTCTTCGGCTTTCTTGATTAAGTTTTCGAATTTTATTTCTGTGATCGGGATATAGGTGTTTGAACCCGGAGCAATTCCCGTTTTGTTGCCATAGGAAAGCCTTACAAAATGAAAGAATCCGAAATACTTGAGGTATGACAACGCATTACTTGTTGATTTAATAATTTGATTTTCCCCAATCAAGTGCGTCGTAAGGCCTCGTTCAGCTCGATTCAGTACGAAAATGCGAAGAGATTCAGCAATTAAAAGGGTGCCGAATGGTTTGACGAAGTCGATGGAACGAACATCGACTCCGACATCAGGAGCATTAATGAGTTCCTGATGGCGGCGATTAAGGGAAATTGCTCCCAGCGTATTCCAATGCTGCGGACATGCTACAGTTTCCATCAAACTTTAGTTGACGTTGATTTTATGGTTTCTTTATAAAGGATAACCAGTTATGATTTTTTTCAATATCGGTTATTGTGCTTATACCTTATGACTGAACTGTTTGAAAATTAATATATCGAAAAAAAGGAGTTTTTGCTCTTTCGTTATTCTTTAAGAGGCGATTATTTTTTCATGTCATAAATCCAAAGTACAACTTCTATCAAATCGCAAATTTCAATTACAAAACTATCAGCGCATTGATATCTTGCATCGCGCATTACAAGAACATATCTTATGTCGAAGCTGCTCCGGTGTTGTTTGCCGGGGCAGCTTTTTTTGTTACGCCTCGCTTTCTACAGCCGTTGCCTTTTCGTTCCAGTGGCGTGCGAGCGCGATGCCGGAGAGGTTGTGCCACAAGCTGAAGAGTGCGCCCGGCAGCGCCGAGAGCGGCTGGAAGAACTGATTGGCCAGCGTTACGCCCAGTCCCGAATTCTGCATTCCGATTTCGATGGCAATGGTACGCCTGTCGATAACTTCACATCGAGCCAGAGTTGCAACCGCATAGCCGGCGGCAAGACCACCGAGGTTGTGCAGCACGACAGCCGCAATCACCGTCGCCGGAAAAGCGAGCACGCGTTCGGCGTTCAGCGCCATCACGCAGGCGATGATGAGCGTGATCGCGATGACGGAGATCGATGGCAGAACAGTTTCGAGCTGCGCCGTCTGTTTCGCAAAAAAGTGACGGAGCAACAGACCGCCGAAAAGCGGAAGCGCGACGAGCTGAAAAACCGAGAGAAAGAGGTCGCTGAATGAGACATCGATCGATTTCTGAAGCAGCAGGTAAATAATCGTCGGGGTGAGCACGGGCGCAAGCATCGTTGAAAACATGGTCATGGTCACCGAAAGGGGTACATTCCCTTTTGAGATGTAGACGATGACGTTGGAAGCGGTTCCGCCCGGACAACTGCCGACAAGAACCATGCCGATCATCAGCTCTTCAGGGAGCCGCAACATGTTGCCGATGAGCATCGCCAGTCCCGGCATGACGGTGTACTGCACAACCGCAGCGAGCAGAACAATGTTTCTTTTTCGCCAGACATCCCTGAAATCACCTGTACTGATTGTTGTCCCCATGCCGAACATGATCAGCGCCAAAAGCGGCGCGATAAAAGGCTTGACCCAGATGAACGAAGGCGGAAACAGCAGAGCGACGAGGGAAGCCGATAATGCAACAAGAAGAAAATGACGGTTCAGCGCGTTCATAGGGGATGAGTTGCCGGGTTCCGGATAGAGCTTGTAATGCCTGTAAGGTAACGGTTTAGCCCTGAAAAAAGCATCAGGTGTTACTGCTGCATTACTTATCGAGCATTTCGATTCCCATTTTCATCGGCATCCTTTCCGGACAGTGAGGCCATAATTTCCAGCTGCTGAGGAGGCAGTGTGCTCGTATCCATCCCATTTTTCATATTAATCACGTATCTTCTAGCGGAGTGTAGGCCTAATCTTCGGGGTTAGCTTATCGCATCGTTATCCTTCCATATTTCCTTGATCTGAACCCAATCCGGAACTAATCCCACCGTATGGCGTACTACAAACACATCTGCTTTGTCGAAGCTCCGCAGGCGATTGTTACGCCGTTTCCGAGGTATATCAGC
This portion of the Chlorobaculum parvum NCIB 8327 genome encodes:
- the smc gene encoding chromosome segregation protein SMC, whose protein sequence is MYLSKIELFGFKSFAHRVRIHFDKGLTAIVGPNGCGKTNVVDAIRWVLGEQKSMLLRSPKMESIIFNGTKRLKPLSFTEVSLTIENTRNVLPTEYTEVTITRRLYRNGDSDYLLNMVPCRLKDILDLFADTGMGSDAYSVIELKMIEEIISNKSEERLKLFEEAAGITRYKQRRKQTFRQLESASRDLARVDDVLAEVEKKVRSLKLQVRKAERYKEIKEELRTLDLTLSALSMDEHLQKLKPLLDSIAAEERQCHELAATIAKLDSSQQESELRQLDLERKLAEEQKELNATNQLVHTLEKQLLQEQEKQKSLRQTIDRLNYSIADKGRRRLEQEALSKELSKRKTPLEEACASALEAFEKLKQQEAALNSALDEGRKRLHDERRSTAEQQQAINKLNLTRQSLRTRKEHLEGSLARLEQRKRELEQSLERFEPDRLRTSGQLEEKLRTLENLKEEEERLLQRRASMSEEVEKQKEELLTRKSEHNHLNNQIRLCDSILEKFEGLPEGVAFLEKQRDGKPGLGCLSDLISVEERHKKALNAAFGESLGYYLCHTLDEAKKAISNLTRADKGKVHFLVLDMIANGNGIDYAEIEGAQRAVDLVQGPDELARALQLLLQHRYVVDNLDTAERLAEHHPEALFITASGEKFTRRGVLFGGSPKGSDSLRLGKKAERDQLQQNMNEVVANIAEAEKTLTELRNELNAIDPQKIRREASAVNQEIAAFEKALARFEAEERSGADQIERTGKEMEAIKASIRTAESELENLLPEIRQLEEKLEHGQQEVNTMQEALSAEEERSRKLHAELQAQQGRFRDAQLDLEKHSFKAEACQQAIVTLSDEISGMQHQIGRAEKEIEVLGQAITQTAAEHEKTLIVSAKQQQALNELESSYRDLQTKNHDALSNLRDLRRKHDLSQQMLSEFSNSKVKLEQGINHLQTTVMERYGVELDPIPAHLPEGFDLEKSKERLAYLQKQKEQFGGVNELALEEYDAEKERLDFLTAQKEDLVSAEKQLRETIEEINRTALEKFRETFDQVRKNFIRIFHDLFDPEDEVDLLIHTAEDDPLEAHIQIVAKPRGKKPLAIEQLSGGEKALTALSLLFAIYLVKPSPFCILDEVDAPLDDANVGRFIKLLKKFENNTQFIIVTHNKKSMASCQALYGVTMEEEGVSKLIPVKIENARSEETAS
- the folP gene encoding dihydropteroate synthase; protein product: MTNSIDSNRYRLDCAGKILDLSTPAIMGVVNLTPDSFFDGGVYGSTGNEAQLERALESAMAMVHAGAEIIDVGGESTRPGADPVSTEEEIRRTVPFIELLRKRSGVLISIDTYKAEVANKALLAGANIVNDISGFSFDPAMPEVCARHQSGVVLMHTPARPDSLRWSQETGAKDEEVMSRVTSFLRRSVELATSYGIESIVLDPGLGFGKSVEENYRLLARLDELHELGWPVLAGLSRKSFLGQAIRRPGEDAPPPSERLFATISANTIALMNGADILRVHDVKAAVEARAIVLATRRASE
- a CDS encoding site-2 protease family protein: MKNSVFPKPDSPWPKLRSYPLHLFLFLVTLFTTTWAGAEWAGKTMVITTGSELMLFLKAGLPYSLSLLGFLTVHEFGHFFTAMRHRLRATLPYYIPIPPFPNFLNIGTMGAVIRIKEPISSTRILFDTGSAGPLAGFTVALGLLVYGFLMLPPAPYITPVATLPSPHGTLVFGKNLLFVLLESFFSSKAVPPMTELYRYPFLFTGWLACFVTALNLLPVGQLDGGHVIYAMFGDAGHRKIANGFLIAIIILGLPSFAVELAGIFLPSLTLPIPESVLRHSWPGWIVWAFILKQFIGTRHPAVSVRQRLSMGRTIAGWLCIALFVLTFTPMPFDIL
- a CDS encoding heme-binding domain-containing protein; amino-acid sequence: MNIAKALTVVVVVLILIQLIPRPSHENPPVTGTPQWDSPRTEELFKRSCANCHSNETIWPWYSNIAPLSWIINLDVKVGRSKFNVSEWGRPGKNDGDEAAGELREGKMPPWFYMPAHPEAKLTDAEKDELVKGLAATFGDEDAEHEEKP
- a CDS encoding class I SAM-dependent methyltransferase, with product MLQLETAGYKTLNDLRSRGEFPPEWTNIDELEQLTDRFMERFRAERFEVSKELGPGFVISELIDQTVRTNERENMDDETKPGEERLESVRALDRMNRMTFSYEHQCDLLMPLTEKLGRSGKTVGILELAAGSGGLAFALAERAQKAGIEVRITASDIVPEMISEGNRLAREKNLPLSFRRLNAFDFEGIEPGSADLVVISQSLHHFTPGQLALMIAQAKRHGASAFIGLDGFRSLLLIGGVPLVASLQGIGDFTLDGLTSARKFYSGIELDIIAAIATGNETHRVTCSWPMTILHVPLNDAGT
- a CDS encoding Rrf2 family transcriptional regulator; protein product: MKVLNKETDYAVRALISLGMKSDGWVSARAISDEQAIPYQFLRRILQELIRNGLVESKEGAGGGVKLAKEPGEIGVADVIEIFQGKVQLSECMFRKQLCSNRANCVLRHEIMRIEKMVNNEFSKVTIGKLIDDLKAVEAMKG
- a CDS encoding ATP-binding protein, translating into MKRQIITIDERKCTGCAECIPACPEGALQVIDGKARLVSDLFCDGLGACIGHCPTGAMQVETREAEPYDERRVMAESIVKAGPNVIAAHLRHLQEHGEMGYLQTALDYLREQCIANPLEAQAANGHAHHGGGCPGSRTMDFRSNGHAAPSVVAASSEPSPSALRQWPVQLHLVSPIAPYFRDADVLLAADCVAFAMGDFHSRLLDGSALAVACPKLDSGMDRYLEKLVAMIDMAEVKSITVAIMEVPCCSGLTALVMQALEKASRTVPVKRIVVSVTGKVLAEEEIVSC
- a CDS encoding tetratricopeptide repeat protein; the encoded protein is MLKDALGAWRGSEEEISRLIEADPLNADAWCSRAGVRSAAGDLAGALDDLTMAIKLGLRYRERIVAWGNRGMIRYETGDYEGAVEDFSAVIEARPRKSIMKAALMQRALAKQKLGDMNGASADRQLARILSPELNKQQNQKENIA